The genomic interval CTTTTCTCCACTGCTGAAAGCGCTTTAGCAAATCTGCCGGAGACTGCTTAAGCATTAATAACCGAAATACTGTAGACATATTCCTGATAGTTGCAATGAAAGGGCCAAGCGATTTCCAGTGGCGTGGTGACATCTTTATCACACCGGGCGCCACTTTTGGGCGGCATATCTTTGATAGGGTGCGTGATAAAACAACATCTTCTAAAAAGGGTGTTTCTGCAAAACCGCCGCACTTATGGAATATGTCCTTTCGAACTATAATCCCCTGATCGCCATAAGGGAGTCCTAATATCCGGCCACGCAGCCTGTTTCCCATTTCTATCAGTCGGTACCAGGGAGAGGGGTCTGTTATCCGTTGTCGGAAAAATCCCCATACAAGTCGCGTGGAAAGTAAATACGATGGTAAATTTGCCATTACTTCCGGGCCAGGCTGGCAATCTGCATGGAGAAACCAGCACCAGCGTCCACGGGCATTACTCACGCCAAGATTCATCTGTCCGGCGCGTCCCGGTGTGCTTCTCAGCAGCCTTGCATTAAAGTCAATTGCAACGTTGTCAGAACCATCAGTTGAACCGCCGTCAACTATTATAATTTCAAACTCCCCCAGAGTATTTATGCAGGATAGCGTCGCGAGGGTTTTTCCCAGAGGATATTTGTCGTTGAGTACCGGGATAATGATGGATACCGTGGGCATTGCCTTACATGCAACCTTTTTCAAATCGTCCAGGGTATCTACGTCAATCTCCGGTCTTAACTGCGCTATTGACAGATCATTCTCATGCGCATGCCTCACGGTTTGTTCAAGTACCAGATTCGAACTCCATGCAATATTTTCAAACAGGCATGTTTGCATCGAACGGGCGCCAATCAAAACGTATCCGCCGTCCACTGATGGTATTATTACAACGTCCGCGTGCATGAGTTGTTCGATTGCATCCTGTATCTTCTCGGCCGTCAAGTCAGGGCAGTCCGTACCCACGGCAAGAACTGTCTGGAATCCATTTTCGAATGCCCTGAGAAATGCGTATTTCAATTTCTTGCCGAGATCGCCCTGCGGTTGCAGCCATACATCGTAT from Candidatus Kuenenia stuttgartiensis carries:
- a CDS encoding TIGR04282 family arsenosugar biosynthesis glycosyltransferase yields the protein MYTNSKATLILEFAKYPQPGHVKTRLAAKLGDEKACRIYDYMAQKTHYELLTLQGQGNAKVIVYGNGAGRRLISRWLKDSYDVWLQPQGDLGKKLKYAFLRAFENGFQTVLAVGTDCPDLTAEKIQDAIEQLMHADVVIIPSVDGGYVLIGARSMQTCLFENIAWSSNLVLEQTVRHAHENDLSIAQLRPEIDVDTLDDLKKVACKAMPTVSIIIPVLNDKYPLGKTLATLSCINTLGEFEIIIVDGGSTDGSDNVAIDFNARLLRSTPGRAGQMNLGVSNARGRWCWFLHADCQPGPEVMANLPSYLLSTRLVWGFFRQRITDPSPWYRLIEMGNRLRGRILGLPYGDQGIIVRKDIFHKCGGFAETPFLEDVVLSRTLSKICRPKVAPGVIKMSPRHWKSLGPFIATIRNMSTVFRLLMLKQSPADLLKRFQQWRKE